Proteins encoded by one window of Arachis hypogaea cultivar Tifrunner chromosome 1, arahy.Tifrunner.gnm2.J5K5, whole genome shotgun sequence:
- the LOC112707211 gene encoding INCREASED PETAL GROWTH ANISOTROPY 1-like protein 2 isoform X4, whose translation MNRPNLTETEIMKQKMQPSLSPSPPPPPSPPTTARSFLSKQHNDRSLHSSSPSPTTRLRGSYKARESPKTPPESVVNGVVPVVSSKRAKSVPPDLKNNSKAKRGVVLSNKAKPNEEVVVLGSQKAVEEAKVVVGRFVRSQHGSVEQFARPRRKVIGDSGLSRRIEDEADGVVKKKEKELPEKLEVSENLIKDLKSEVVALKAELDRVKGLNVELESKNKKLSEDLAAAEAKMVAAVGTSGKEAIGEHQSPKFKDIQKLIADKLERSKVKKEATPEAIFRKASSIPSPTATIHVNNESKSIERKSPPNQCLPPPPPPPLPPSMPSRPLAKLASAQKAPPLVELFHSLKNHDMKRDIKGPLNHPQPVAISAHSSIVGEIQNRSAHLLAIRVDIETKGEFINDLIKKVEDAAYMDIEEVLKFVDWLDGELSSLVDERAVLKHFKWPEKKADAMREAAVEYRELKLLEQEISSYKDDPDIPCGAALKKMASLLDKSELSIQRLIKLRNSVMRSYQAYNIPTAWMLDSGIMSKIKQASMTLAKMYMKRVTMELESNRNTDRESSQDSLLLQGVHFAYRAHQFAGGLDSETLCAFEEIRQRVPGHLAAGSRELLAGIPMAITMKSH comes from the exons ATGAACAg ACCCAATTTGACTGAAACAGAAATAATGAAGCAGAAAATGCAACCTTCACTTTCACCTTCACCACCACCCCCACCATCGCCACCTACAACAGCAAGGAGTTTCTTGTCAAAGCAGCACAATGATAGGTCCCTGCATAGTTCATCACCATCACCAACAACACGTTTGAGGGGTTCTTATAAGGCTAGAGAATCTCCAAAGACACCACCTGAATCTGTTGTTAATGGGGTTGTGCCGGTTGTTTCATCGAAAAGAGCTAAGTCAGTGCCACCAGACCTGAAGAACAATTCAAAGGCCAAAAGGGGTGTTGTGTTGAGCAATAAGGCTAAGCCAAATGAAGAGGTCGTGGTTTTAGGGTCTCAGAAAGCAGTTGAGGAAGCTAAGGTTGTTGTTGGTCGTTTTGTGAGGAGCCAGCATGGTAGTGTGGAACAGTTTGCTAGGCCAAGGAGAAAGGTGATTGGGGATTCAGGGTTGAGTAGGAGAATTGAAGATGAAGCTGATGGTGttgtgaagaagaaggagaaagagttgCCGGAGAAGCTTGAGGTGAGTGAGAATTTGATCAAGGATTTGAAGTCTGAGGTGGTGGCCTTGAAGGCTGAGTTGGATAGAGTTAAGGGTTTGAATGTGGAGCTTGAATCCAAGAACAAGAAGCTCAGTGAGGATCTTGCTGCTGCTGAAGCTAAGATGGTAGCAGCTGTTGGTACCagtggcaag GAGGCAATTGGAGAACACCAGAGCCCCAAATTCAAAGACATACAGAAACTCATTGCTGACAAATTGGAAAGGTCTAAAGTGAAAAAAGAAGCCACTCCTGAAGCGATTTTTCGTAAAGCTTCTTCAATACCGTCTCCAACAGCAACAATTCATGTCAATAATGAATCCAAAAGTATAGAGAGAAAGTCTCCACCAAACCAGTGCTTGCCACCACCTCCTCCACCTCCGCTGCCACCATCAATGCCGTCTCGGCCTTTAGCAAAGTTAGCTAGCGCCCAAAAGGCCCCACCACTTGTTGAATTATTTCACTCCTTAAAGAATCATGATATGAAGAGAGACATAAAAGGGCCTCTGAATCATCCGCAACCGGTAGCTATTAGTGCACACAGTAGCATTGTGGGAGAAATTCAGAACCGTTCAGCTCATCTTTTAGCA ATAAGGGTAGACATTGAAACAAAAGGGGAGTTCATCAATGACCTTATCAAAAAGGTGGAAGATGCAGCCTACATGGACATTGAAGAAGTCTTAAAGTTTGTTGATTGGCTTGATGGTGAACTATCCTCACTG GTGGATGAGCGTGCTGTCTTGAAACATTTCAAGTGGCCTGAGAAGAAAGCCGATGCGATGCGAGAGGCTGCAGTTGAGTATCGGGAGCTTAAGCTATTAGAACAGGAGATCTCCTCCTACAAGGACGACCCCGACATTCCATGTGGAGCTGCCTTGAAAAAAATGGCCAGCCTCTTAGACAA GTCTGAACTGAGCATACAGAGGCTAATCAAGCTGCGAAATTCTGTCATGCGTTCGTACCAAGCATACAACATTCCAACCGCTTGGATGCTTGATTCGGGGATAATGAGCaag ATAAAGCAGGCTTCCATGACTCTAGCCAAGATGTACATGAAAAGAGTGACAATGGAGCTCGAATCCAACCGGAACACAGACAGAGAATCTAGCCAAGATTCTCTTCTGCTTC
- the LOC112707211 gene encoding INCREASED PETAL GROWTH ANISOTROPY 1-like protein 2 isoform X3 has translation MNRPNLTETEIMKQKMQPSLSPSPPPPPSPPTTARSFLSKQHNDRSLHSSSPSPTTRLRGSYKARESPKTPPESVVNGVVPVVSSKRAKSVPPDLKNNSKAKRGVVLSNKAKPNEEVVVLGSQKAVEEAKVVVGRFVRSQHGSVEQFARPRRKVIGDSGLSRRIEDEADGVVKKKEKELPEKLEVSENLIKDLKSEVVALKAELDRVKGLNVELESKNKKLSEDLAAAEAKMVAAVGTSGKKEAIGEHQSPKFKDIQKLIADKLERSKVKKEATPEAIFRKASSIPSPTATIHVNNESKSIERKSPPNQCLPPPPPPPLPPSMPSRPLAKLASAQKAPPLVELFHSLKNHDMKRDIKGPLNHPQPVAISAHSSIVGEIQNRSAHLLAIRVDIETKGEFINDLIKKVEDAAYMDIEEVLKFVDWLDGELSSLVDERAVLKHFKWPEKKADAMREAAVEYRELKLLEQEISSYKDDPDIPCGAALKKMASLLDKSELSIQRLIKLRNSVMRSYQAYNIPTAWMLDSGIMSKIKQASMTLAKMYMKRVTMELESNRNTDRESSQDSLLLQGVHFAYRAHQFAGGLDSETLCAFEEIRQRVPGHLAAGSRELLAGIPMAITMKSH, from the exons ATGAACAg ACCCAATTTGACTGAAACAGAAATAATGAAGCAGAAAATGCAACCTTCACTTTCACCTTCACCACCACCCCCACCATCGCCACCTACAACAGCAAGGAGTTTCTTGTCAAAGCAGCACAATGATAGGTCCCTGCATAGTTCATCACCATCACCAACAACACGTTTGAGGGGTTCTTATAAGGCTAGAGAATCTCCAAAGACACCACCTGAATCTGTTGTTAATGGGGTTGTGCCGGTTGTTTCATCGAAAAGAGCTAAGTCAGTGCCACCAGACCTGAAGAACAATTCAAAGGCCAAAAGGGGTGTTGTGTTGAGCAATAAGGCTAAGCCAAATGAAGAGGTCGTGGTTTTAGGGTCTCAGAAAGCAGTTGAGGAAGCTAAGGTTGTTGTTGGTCGTTTTGTGAGGAGCCAGCATGGTAGTGTGGAACAGTTTGCTAGGCCAAGGAGAAAGGTGATTGGGGATTCAGGGTTGAGTAGGAGAATTGAAGATGAAGCTGATGGTGttgtgaagaagaaggagaaagagttgCCGGAGAAGCTTGAGGTGAGTGAGAATTTGATCAAGGATTTGAAGTCTGAGGTGGTGGCCTTGAAGGCTGAGTTGGATAGAGTTAAGGGTTTGAATGTGGAGCTTGAATCCAAGAACAAGAAGCTCAGTGAGGATCTTGCTGCTGCTGAAGCTAAGATGGTAGCAGCTGTTGGTACCagtggcaag AAGGAGGCAATTGGAGAACACCAGAGCCCCAAATTCAAAGACATACAGAAACTCATTGCTGACAAATTGGAAAGGTCTAAAGTGAAAAAAGAAGCCACTCCTGAAGCGATTTTTCGTAAAGCTTCTTCAATACCGTCTCCAACAGCAACAATTCATGTCAATAATGAATCCAAAAGTATAGAGAGAAAGTCTCCACCAAACCAGTGCTTGCCACCACCTCCTCCACCTCCGCTGCCACCATCAATGCCGTCTCGGCCTTTAGCAAAGTTAGCTAGCGCCCAAAAGGCCCCACCACTTGTTGAATTATTTCACTCCTTAAAGAATCATGATATGAAGAGAGACATAAAAGGGCCTCTGAATCATCCGCAACCGGTAGCTATTAGTGCACACAGTAGCATTGTGGGAGAAATTCAGAACCGTTCAGCTCATCTTTTAGCA ATAAGGGTAGACATTGAAACAAAAGGGGAGTTCATCAATGACCTTATCAAAAAGGTGGAAGATGCAGCCTACATGGACATTGAAGAAGTCTTAAAGTTTGTTGATTGGCTTGATGGTGAACTATCCTCACTG GTGGATGAGCGTGCTGTCTTGAAACATTTCAAGTGGCCTGAGAAGAAAGCCGATGCGATGCGAGAGGCTGCAGTTGAGTATCGGGAGCTTAAGCTATTAGAACAGGAGATCTCCTCCTACAAGGACGACCCCGACATTCCATGTGGAGCTGCCTTGAAAAAAATGGCCAGCCTCTTAGACAA GTCTGAACTGAGCATACAGAGGCTAATCAAGCTGCGAAATTCTGTCATGCGTTCGTACCAAGCATACAACATTCCAACCGCTTGGATGCTTGATTCGGGGATAATGAGCaag ATAAAGCAGGCTTCCATGACTCTAGCCAAGATGTACATGAAAAGAGTGACAATGGAGCTCGAATCCAACCGGAACACAGACAGAGAATCTAGCCAAGATTCTCTTCTGCTTC